One Pygocentrus nattereri isolate fPygNat1 chromosome 23, fPygNat1.pri, whole genome shotgun sequence genomic window carries:
- the kank1b gene encoding KN motif and ankyrin repeat domain-containing protein 1b isoform X4: MLSPFPGEALPDDTFETSASTYNISSFCLSTPYGYQQLDLDFVKYVGDIKQKDTIRRFGFNRRPRASPVSETQSRVDPSHWASSESLSSVSSDEARNPSITAPSSSSSVNRRRPPLPPSYSSLKSTPEIPEHSQTLPHCHKPSEGKPPPATCQLTASKLNSLVDKTLVETCRRLEQEKASSQTIPLELHPRHRLASFGGLSSSGTLSPYTSWNALNPTQTQAASKRSVPEKVSQSASTVSSTLRISPSSSGRATPVASVSPLHLQQVRDQMMVALERLKELEEQVKTIPVLQVKISVLQEEKRQLIAFMKHKESQSLGSNVDKDLQGLFRKRAHSTGSAFQLQQQSSKKGEDDMGKKTSSEELESQEHSALSGLKEFKQLHAEMQLLEKKILDARFETQQMSNSKTLGQNSVTLGDDKNISKECKHSVSCCKDIAVETRLETRSTGVGVTEDMLGVVLDTELELELQQHTIQVLSETVQTLEADLKEALLKAEMCKLKSELWEAGSRNRADKSSSAQPEMQSTAVQTKAQTRTLGVGNHTQLLHVAVGEGVVHPSTAVGMTCRTETRGVASGPDIPIDMWEVRKRIERKDQCVGKEHVPTCSKGVGTAVSVHDIGIVTLELMETMGKKKVPSRTIGCGDCTIDIVSDINVSVVKPLVSKGTVTDPVRGIDLGIIVTPQTLSQCTSTAGNTVSRCTSTSQVYVSESSTNTTSMLTRERHTNTAHVITRTLAIGDGKVSDQRTAVKVRSVAVGTTGYMKESAVTAGIPKVMTRNIGVGLANVNENYLVGLRTRNIACGPSCLPDPVKTRSIGIEVGDGRIRDIDGHIQILAHPLQPHLYSQFEPGLDHYIDRMQRLLKEQQSLLTDRQCEQREGVTLQPQDHIDVQHGVPGKSSPSNTKDHSEYKTNNPMVQSNGPPGDDGSLRSIMKRKDISQGAESRKTLKPGSPGFERMSISEDSFSEGFDFEDEEKRKGKRKEEQEEIGSTKASKMARRERYMMSEKVLSFCHNLKTHLNDSKALSSRELRSSLNPIQQEWFRVSSQKKSCPDTVEDFLCACRRVSLAVLTHVANMADQNGNTALHYSVSHSNFRVVQKLLDAGVCNIDQQNKAGYTPIMLAALAAVETQEDMKVVEGLFGKGDVNAKAIQAGQTALMLAVSHGRLDMVKVLLTSGSKVNVQDDEGSTALMCASEHGHTDIVKLLLAHPGCDATLSDNDDSTALSVALEAGHKDIAMLLYAHVNYAKGQSVGTSRSRTPPAPAARGLFE; the protein is encoded by the exons ATGCTGAGTCCCTTCCCTGGTGAGGCTCTACCAGATG ACACATTTGAGACCAGCGCCAGTACCTACAACATTTCTTCCTTCTGCCTTAGTACACCATACGGCTACCAACAACTTGATCTAGATTTTGTTAAATACGTGGGTGACATTAAACAAAAAGACACCATTCGGCGGTTTGGTTTTAACAGGCGGCCCAGGGCCAGTCCAGTCTCTGAAACACAGAGTAGGGTTGACCCCTCTCACTGGGCCTCCTCTGAATCTCTGTCATCTGTGAGCAGTGATGAAGCTCGGAATCCCTCCATCACAGccccttcctcctcttcttctgtcAACAGAAGAAGACCCCCGCTTCCACCCTCCTATTCTTCACTTAAATCAACTCCTGAGATTCCTGAGCATTCTCAAACCTTACCTCACTGCCATAAACCTTCAGAGGGGAAGCCTCCCCCAGCCACATGCCAACTTACTGCTTCCAAACTAAACTCTCTGGTGGATAAAACTTTGGTTGAGACCTGCAGGCGTTTGGAGCAAGAGAAAGCATCATCCCAGACAATTCCATTAGAACTCCACCCACGGCATAGGCTTGCCAGTTTTGGTGGCCTGAGCTCAAGTGGTACTCTGTCCCCTTATACCAGCTGGAATGCCCTTAATCCGACACAGACCCAGGCAGCGTCCAAGAGATCGGTTCCTGAAAAGGTCAGTCAAAGTGCTTCTACAGTGAGTAGCACTCTAAGAATCAGTCCCTCAAGCTCTGGCCGAGCTACTCCAGTGGCTAGTGTTAGTCCATTGCATCTTCAGCAGGTCAGGGACCAGATGATGGTGGCTCTGGAAAGGCTGAAAGAGCTAGAAGAACAGGTAAAGACCATACCTGTTCTACAAGTAAAGATCTCTGTCTTACAGGAAGAAAAGAGACAGTTAATTGCTTTCATGAAGCACAAGGAAAGTCAAAGTTTAGGTTCTAATGTAGATAAAGATTTACAAGGACTATTCAGGAAACGGGCACACAGCACAGGCAGTGCATTTCAACTTCAGCAACAAAGTTCCAAGAAAGGGGAAGACGACATGGGCAAGAAAACATCCTCTGAAGAGTTGGAAAGTCAGGAACATAGTGCCCTGTCTGGTCTGAAAGAATTCAAACAACTCCATGCCGAAATGCAGCTTCTTGAGAAGAAGATCCTAGATGCTCGCTTTGAAACACAACAGATGTCAAACTCAAAAACCTTAGGACAAAACTCTGTGACTCTGGGTGATGACAAGAATATCAGCAAGGAGTGTAAACATTCAGTAAGTTGCTGCAAGGACATTGCAGTAGAAACCAGACTTGAGACACGATCAACAGGAGTCGGTGTTACTGAAGATATGCTAGGTGTGGTGTTGGACACGGAGTTGGAACTTGAGCTGCAACAGCACACTATCCAGGTTTTGAGTGAGACAGTGCAAACTCTAGAGGCGGATCTTAAAGAGGCCTTGCTTAAGGCAGAAATGTGCAAACTGAAGAGTGAGCTATGGGAAGCAGGATCCCGCAACCGTGCTGACAAGAGTTCTAGTGCACAACCAGAGATGCAAAGCACTGCAGTCCAGACTAAAGCACAGACGCGGACACTTGGGGTTGGAAACCACACCCAACTTTTACATGTCGCTGTAGGTGAAGGGGTAGTGCATCCTTCTACTGCTGTAGGAATGACATGTAGGACAGAGACAAGGGGTGTGGCCTCTGGTCCAGACATACCCATAGATATGTGGGAGGTGCGGAAGAGGATAGAGAGGAAAGATCAATGTGTTGGAAAAGAGCATGTGCCAACTTGCAGTAAAGGTGTTGGAACAGCCGTGAGTGTACATGATATTGGCATAGTTACTTTGGAGTTGATGGAAACAATGGGCAAGAAGAAAGTACCTAGTCGAACAATAGGCTGTGGTGATTGCACAATAGATATTGTGTCAGATATTAATGTCAGTGTGGTCAAACCACTTGTTTCCAAGGGTACGGTCACAGACCCAGTCAGAGGCATTGACCTTGGTATCATAGTGACCCCTCAAACCCTGTCCCAATGCACCAGTACAGCAGGCAACACTGTCTCTCGCTGCACCAGCACTTCTCAGGTATACGTTTCCGAATCTAGCACCAATACGACAAGCATGCTTACTCGGGAAAGACATACCAACACTGCTCATGTAATCACCCGAACACTTGCAATTGGCGATGGAAAAGTTAGTGACCAAAGGACAGCTGTTAAAGTGCGTTCTGTTGCTGTTGGGACCACTGGATACATGAAGGAAAGTGCAGTCACTGCTGGTATCCCCAAAGTGATGACCCGTAACATTGGTGTTGGATTGGCTAACGTTAATGAGAACTACTTGGTGGGACTCCGAACACGGAACATTGCTTGTGGTCCTTCCTGCTTACCAGATCCTGTGAAAACTCGGAGCATAGGCATTGAGGTTGGTGATGGGAGAATTCGGGACATAGATGGGCACATTCAGATTCTGGCACACCCGCTACAGCCACATTTGTATTCACAGTTTGAACCTGGACTTGATCATTATATAGATCGAATGCAGAGGCTGCTAAAAGAGCAGCAGAGTCTGCTAACTGACCGTCAATGTGAACAAAGAGAGGGAGTCACTCTTCAGCCCCAGGACCACATAGATGTGCAACATGGAG TTCCTGGGAAAAGCTCTCCTTCAAATACTAAAGACCATTCTGAGTATAAAACAAACAATCCAATGGTACAATCTAATG GACCTCCAGGTGATGATGGTTCCCTCAGATCCATAATGAAGAGAAAGGACATCAGCCAGGgagcagaaagcagaaagacCCTCAAACCTGGGTCTCCTGG GTTTGAGCGAATGTCCATTAGTGAAGACTCGTTCTCTGAGGGATTTGATTTTGAGGATGAGGAGAAAAGGAAggggaagagaaaggaagagcaGGAGGAGATTGGCAGCACAAAGGCTTCTAAGATGGCTAGAAGAGAGAG GTATATGATGAGTGAAAAAGTGCTTTCCTTCTGCCACAATTTGAAGACTCACCTAAATGACAGCAAGGCTTTATCCAGCAGAGAGCTG CGCTCCAGCCTGAATCCGATACAGCAAGAATGGTTCCGTGTATCCAGTCAGAAGAAGTCATGTCCAGATACAGTGGAGGACTTCCTGTGTGCATGCCGCCGCGTGTCACTTGCTGTGTTGACTCACGTGGCCAACATGGCTGACCAGAATGGAAACACAGCGCTCCACTACAGTGTGTCACATTCTAACTTCAGGGTGGTGCAGAAGCTGCTGGATGCAG GAGTGTGTAACATAGATCAACAGAATAAGGCTGGATACACTCCCATCATGTTGGCTGCTCTGGCTGCTGTGGAAACCCAAGAGGACATGAAGGTGGTGGAGGGGCTTTTCGGGAAGGGAGATGTCAATGCCAAAGCTatccag GCTGGTCAGACTGCTCTCATGCTGGCAGTCAGCCACGGTCGTCTAGACATGGTTAAAGTTCTCTTGACTTCAGGCTCAAAAGTCAACGTTCAGGATGATGAGGGTTCCACTGCACTCATGTGTGCTAGTGAGCATGGCCACACTGACATTGTTAAGCTTCTATTGGCTCATCCAGGCTGTGATGCCACGCTGAGTGACAAT GATGACAGCACTGCTCTGTCCGTAGCCCTAGAGGCAGGCCACAAAGATATTGCCATGCTGCTGTATGCTCATGTGAACTACGCAAAGGGCCAGTCTGTG
- the kank1b gene encoding KN motif and ankyrin repeat domain-containing protein 1b isoform X3 → MVQGHSHGSRNLHTFETSASTYNISSFCLSTPYGYQQLDLDFVKYVGDIKQKDTIRRFGFNRRPRASPVSETQSRVDPSHWASSESLSSVSSDEARNPSITAPSSSSSVNRRRPPLPPSYSSLKSTPEIPEHSQTLPHCHKPSEGKPPPATCQLTASKLNSLVDKTLVETCRRLEQEKASSQTIPLELHPRHRLASFGGLSSSGTLSPYTSWNALNPTQTQAASKRSVPEKVSQSASTVSSTLRISPSSSGRATPVASVSPLHLQQVRDQMMVALERLKELEEQVKTIPVLQVKISVLQEEKRQLIAFMKHKESQSLGSNVDKDLQGLFRKRAHSTGSAFQLQQQSSKKGEDDMGKKTSSEELESQEHSALSGLKEFKQLHAEMQLLEKKILDARFETQQMSNSKTLGQNSVTLGDDKNISKECKHSVSCCKDIAVETRLETRSTGVGVTEDMLGVVLDTELELELQQHTIQVLSETVQTLEADLKEALLKAEMCKLKSELWEAGSRNRADKSSSAQPEMQSTAVQTKAQTRTLGVGNHTQLLHVAVGEGVVHPSTAVGMTCRTETRGVASGPDIPIDMWEVRKRIERKDQCVGKEHVPTCSKGVGTAVSVHDIGIVTLELMETMGKKKVPSRTIGCGDCTIDIVSDINVSVVKPLVSKGTVTDPVRGIDLGIIVTPQTLSQCTSTAGNTVSRCTSTSQVYVSESSTNTTSMLTRERHTNTAHVITRTLAIGDGKVSDQRTAVKVRSVAVGTTGYMKESAVTAGIPKVMTRNIGVGLANVNENYLVGLRTRNIACGPSCLPDPVKTRSIGIEVGDGRIRDIDGHIQILAHPLQPHLYSQFEPGLDHYIDRMQRLLKEQQSLLTDRQCEQREGVTLQPQDHIDVQHGVPGKSSPSNTKDHSEYKTNNPMVQSNGPPGDDGSLRSIMKRKDISQGAESRKTLKPGSPGFERMSISEDSFSEGFDFEDEEKRKGKRKEEQEEIGSTKASKMARRERYMMSEKVLSFCHNLKTHLNDSKALSSRELRSSLNPIQQEWFRVSSQKKSCPDTVEDFLCACRRVSLAVLTHVANMADQNGNTALHYSVSHSNFRVVQKLLDAGVCNIDQQNKAGYTPIMLAALAAVETQEDMKVVEGLFGKGDVNAKAIQAGQTALMLAVSHGRLDMVKVLLTSGSKVNVQDDEGSTALMCASEHGHTDIVKLLLAHPGCDATLSDNDDSTALSVALEAGHKDIAMLLYAHVNYAKGQSVGTSRSRTPPAPAARGLFE, encoded by the exons ATGGTTCAAGGACATTCCCACGGCTCAAGAAACCTAC ACACATTTGAGACCAGCGCCAGTACCTACAACATTTCTTCCTTCTGCCTTAGTACACCATACGGCTACCAACAACTTGATCTAGATTTTGTTAAATACGTGGGTGACATTAAACAAAAAGACACCATTCGGCGGTTTGGTTTTAACAGGCGGCCCAGGGCCAGTCCAGTCTCTGAAACACAGAGTAGGGTTGACCCCTCTCACTGGGCCTCCTCTGAATCTCTGTCATCTGTGAGCAGTGATGAAGCTCGGAATCCCTCCATCACAGccccttcctcctcttcttctgtcAACAGAAGAAGACCCCCGCTTCCACCCTCCTATTCTTCACTTAAATCAACTCCTGAGATTCCTGAGCATTCTCAAACCTTACCTCACTGCCATAAACCTTCAGAGGGGAAGCCTCCCCCAGCCACATGCCAACTTACTGCTTCCAAACTAAACTCTCTGGTGGATAAAACTTTGGTTGAGACCTGCAGGCGTTTGGAGCAAGAGAAAGCATCATCCCAGACAATTCCATTAGAACTCCACCCACGGCATAGGCTTGCCAGTTTTGGTGGCCTGAGCTCAAGTGGTACTCTGTCCCCTTATACCAGCTGGAATGCCCTTAATCCGACACAGACCCAGGCAGCGTCCAAGAGATCGGTTCCTGAAAAGGTCAGTCAAAGTGCTTCTACAGTGAGTAGCACTCTAAGAATCAGTCCCTCAAGCTCTGGCCGAGCTACTCCAGTGGCTAGTGTTAGTCCATTGCATCTTCAGCAGGTCAGGGACCAGATGATGGTGGCTCTGGAAAGGCTGAAAGAGCTAGAAGAACAGGTAAAGACCATACCTGTTCTACAAGTAAAGATCTCTGTCTTACAGGAAGAAAAGAGACAGTTAATTGCTTTCATGAAGCACAAGGAAAGTCAAAGTTTAGGTTCTAATGTAGATAAAGATTTACAAGGACTATTCAGGAAACGGGCACACAGCACAGGCAGTGCATTTCAACTTCAGCAACAAAGTTCCAAGAAAGGGGAAGACGACATGGGCAAGAAAACATCCTCTGAAGAGTTGGAAAGTCAGGAACATAGTGCCCTGTCTGGTCTGAAAGAATTCAAACAACTCCATGCCGAAATGCAGCTTCTTGAGAAGAAGATCCTAGATGCTCGCTTTGAAACACAACAGATGTCAAACTCAAAAACCTTAGGACAAAACTCTGTGACTCTGGGTGATGACAAGAATATCAGCAAGGAGTGTAAACATTCAGTAAGTTGCTGCAAGGACATTGCAGTAGAAACCAGACTTGAGACACGATCAACAGGAGTCGGTGTTACTGAAGATATGCTAGGTGTGGTGTTGGACACGGAGTTGGAACTTGAGCTGCAACAGCACACTATCCAGGTTTTGAGTGAGACAGTGCAAACTCTAGAGGCGGATCTTAAAGAGGCCTTGCTTAAGGCAGAAATGTGCAAACTGAAGAGTGAGCTATGGGAAGCAGGATCCCGCAACCGTGCTGACAAGAGTTCTAGTGCACAACCAGAGATGCAAAGCACTGCAGTCCAGACTAAAGCACAGACGCGGACACTTGGGGTTGGAAACCACACCCAACTTTTACATGTCGCTGTAGGTGAAGGGGTAGTGCATCCTTCTACTGCTGTAGGAATGACATGTAGGACAGAGACAAGGGGTGTGGCCTCTGGTCCAGACATACCCATAGATATGTGGGAGGTGCGGAAGAGGATAGAGAGGAAAGATCAATGTGTTGGAAAAGAGCATGTGCCAACTTGCAGTAAAGGTGTTGGAACAGCCGTGAGTGTACATGATATTGGCATAGTTACTTTGGAGTTGATGGAAACAATGGGCAAGAAGAAAGTACCTAGTCGAACAATAGGCTGTGGTGATTGCACAATAGATATTGTGTCAGATATTAATGTCAGTGTGGTCAAACCACTTGTTTCCAAGGGTACGGTCACAGACCCAGTCAGAGGCATTGACCTTGGTATCATAGTGACCCCTCAAACCCTGTCCCAATGCACCAGTACAGCAGGCAACACTGTCTCTCGCTGCACCAGCACTTCTCAGGTATACGTTTCCGAATCTAGCACCAATACGACAAGCATGCTTACTCGGGAAAGACATACCAACACTGCTCATGTAATCACCCGAACACTTGCAATTGGCGATGGAAAAGTTAGTGACCAAAGGACAGCTGTTAAAGTGCGTTCTGTTGCTGTTGGGACCACTGGATACATGAAGGAAAGTGCAGTCACTGCTGGTATCCCCAAAGTGATGACCCGTAACATTGGTGTTGGATTGGCTAACGTTAATGAGAACTACTTGGTGGGACTCCGAACACGGAACATTGCTTGTGGTCCTTCCTGCTTACCAGATCCTGTGAAAACTCGGAGCATAGGCATTGAGGTTGGTGATGGGAGAATTCGGGACATAGATGGGCACATTCAGATTCTGGCACACCCGCTACAGCCACATTTGTATTCACAGTTTGAACCTGGACTTGATCATTATATAGATCGAATGCAGAGGCTGCTAAAAGAGCAGCAGAGTCTGCTAACTGACCGTCAATGTGAACAAAGAGAGGGAGTCACTCTTCAGCCCCAGGACCACATAGATGTGCAACATGGAG TTCCTGGGAAAAGCTCTCCTTCAAATACTAAAGACCATTCTGAGTATAAAACAAACAATCCAATGGTACAATCTAATG GACCTCCAGGTGATGATGGTTCCCTCAGATCCATAATGAAGAGAAAGGACATCAGCCAGGgagcagaaagcagaaagacCCTCAAACCTGGGTCTCCTGG GTTTGAGCGAATGTCCATTAGTGAAGACTCGTTCTCTGAGGGATTTGATTTTGAGGATGAGGAGAAAAGGAAggggaagagaaaggaagagcaGGAGGAGATTGGCAGCACAAAGGCTTCTAAGATGGCTAGAAGAGAGAG GTATATGATGAGTGAAAAAGTGCTTTCCTTCTGCCACAATTTGAAGACTCACCTAAATGACAGCAAGGCTTTATCCAGCAGAGAGCTG CGCTCCAGCCTGAATCCGATACAGCAAGAATGGTTCCGTGTATCCAGTCAGAAGAAGTCATGTCCAGATACAGTGGAGGACTTCCTGTGTGCATGCCGCCGCGTGTCACTTGCTGTGTTGACTCACGTGGCCAACATGGCTGACCAGAATGGAAACACAGCGCTCCACTACAGTGTGTCACATTCTAACTTCAGGGTGGTGCAGAAGCTGCTGGATGCAG GAGTGTGTAACATAGATCAACAGAATAAGGCTGGATACACTCCCATCATGTTGGCTGCTCTGGCTGCTGTGGAAACCCAAGAGGACATGAAGGTGGTGGAGGGGCTTTTCGGGAAGGGAGATGTCAATGCCAAAGCTatccag GCTGGTCAGACTGCTCTCATGCTGGCAGTCAGCCACGGTCGTCTAGACATGGTTAAAGTTCTCTTGACTTCAGGCTCAAAAGTCAACGTTCAGGATGATGAGGGTTCCACTGCACTCATGTGTGCTAGTGAGCATGGCCACACTGACATTGTTAAGCTTCTATTGGCTCATCCAGGCTGTGATGCCACGCTGAGTGACAAT GATGACAGCACTGCTCTGTCCGTAGCCCTAGAGGCAGGCCACAAAGATATTGCCATGCTGCTGTATGCTCATGTGAACTACGCAAAGGGCCAGTCTGTG